The DNA region ACACCATTCAAATCCAGTCCTTTGGGCTTTCCAGCCGCAGTCTCTCGCTGGCACCCTCcgtctccttggccttggcgttCACGCTCTCCATCTCGAACCCGGCCACCCTCTTGTACACCCTGCCGatgtcctcgagctcgtccttcGGAACGACGTCGTACACGTTCCGGAAGCCGTCCGGCGCCCTCTCCTCACACACCTGCAACACGTGATCCGGCCCGTTCCCCCTGTTAGCGAAGATGATCTTGGCCGTGGCCGGCAACCTCTCGGCCTCGTACGCCTTCAGCACCCCTTCCACGTCGTCCGGGCTCTCACTGAGCAGCCTAACCAGCGTCTCCgcgtcgatgatggcttGCGACGCGCCGTTGGAGCCGATCGGGTACATGGCGtgcgcggcgtcgccgaggagcgtGAGCCGCCCGAAACTCCAACGCTCGACCGGATCCCGGTCGCTCATCGGGAACTCAAACACCTTGTCCGtcttgtcgacgaggtccttAACGTCGAGACCGCCGCACCGCCACCCGTGGAACCGGCTTTCGAACACGGACTTGTCGACCGCCTTGGACCAGTCCGTCCGCGGGGGCGtcaggtcctcgtcgtccttgtcccGGATGCGCAGCTCGGCGATCCAGTTGACAAGGCtcttgccgccgtccgccgacCGCTGGCTGATCGGGTACGCGATGAACTTCTGGTCGGCGTGGCCGGCCCACACCATGGACGCGCCGGTGAGGTACGGCGCGCGCTCGAGGCATCCGCGCCAGAGCATGCGGCCGGAGAAGCGCGGGGGGCCCTCGTCCGGGTATAGGATCCGCCGCGCGGTCGAGTTGATCCCGTCAGCGGCGATGAGAATGTCGCCCGTCACGCTGGACTGCTCCGCCGGCGCGCCGTCCCGGCGTCGCGAGAACTCGGCCGTGATGCTCTTCGAGTCTTGGGAGAAGCCCGTTAGAGCGTGGTCCAGGCTGATCGCGTCCTCCCCCAGCCGCTCCTTGACGGCGCTCAGGAGGAGCATCTGGCACTCGCCGCGGTGGATGCTCAGTTGCGGAACTGCATAGCCAGCTTTGATGCCCCTCGGTTCGCTGAGGATCGGGTGCCCGTGGCGGTTGTAGAAGTTCAACTCCTGGGTCTTGATGCCAGTTttctcgagggcctcgagcaaGCCGAGATTGCGGAGAATGAGCACAGCCGAAGGCTGGACGTTGATCCCGACACCGAGCGTGGTGAGTTGTGACGAGGCCTCGAAGAGGTGGATGTTCGTGAACCCGGCGGCGTGGAGGGACAGTGCCGTTGTCAGGCCACCGATGCCCGCTCCGGCTATGATAATCTTGGGCTGGGAATCCAGGAATGGCATTCTGCTGGCTAGGACCGGTGTGTATGAGTTGATCAAGTCGACGTAGGTTTGACCGGGGGTTGCATGAGTCCGTCTTGGAGTTGCAACCTGCGAGGCAAGTCTATGGGAAAGTGGTGTTTGTATGACTCAAAGACTCAAGACGACGTTAATTGCGCTGATGTTCCGAAATTCGGAGTTTGTCAATGGATTGCCGACTTCAACTGCCGCATTCTGGTGCAGAAATTCACGAGATCCACTGCGGCCCAAGAATTGTAAGTGAAGCCTCGCTTGGCGCTTGAAGAGCCACCCTCCTCCGCTGTATTTCCTGTACACAAGAGCCACAATCCCCACGCCACTACATTTCCAGGGTTTCCATAATAAAAAGACTACCGCCCCCTATGATCCGAAGTTGAAATAAACTTGAATGTGCCTAAAAGAATCTTGCTCTACATGATGATTCAGCAAGACGTGTTTTCAACCCAAATGCTTCTGTGCTAGAACCTGGTGTTACATTTGGGACCACTGACTTATTGAATATGAGTTTTCGACCCTGCAACTTCAGAAAGTGAACTTCTTTCGCAGGTTTCGCTTGACGTCCTGGTCGGGAAGCGTAGCTTCTTAACAACATTGGAGACATGCCGCAAATGGTGCTCGTCGAGACTCCCAACCGTGCAATCTCACTGATTCCGATGACCACGATCAAAACTGGGAAGTGTCGTGACACCCCTCGGTAAAAAATTAAATCTTAATCTACGCAAAAAACAGGCAGGTGATGTATTCACCGGTTGCTCAGAATCCCGGAAACTGGTTTTAGATATGACGTCTACTTGTCTTTGACTTTTACTCACAGGGAATAACTATGTATTGTGTATCCCGGCATCTACCGTACTCAACGTGTCCAGTTTCTGGGGCATGAACGCATGATGCAGTCGAAAGTTAACGACACGACGACCTGGATTTCAGTCGACCTCGTACTTATGGTACATTGTCATCGTGCCTCTGACGACCGTGATCGAGTTGTGCAGCTGCCCCCGAAGCTTCACCGGCTTCTGCCTCACCGCATTCAAGGAGTGGAGCTAACCATTACCGGCATCACTATCTGCGTTTCTGCAGAAACTTCTTGGGAGCTCTACAGGTCGTGGCTACCGATATGTGCTGTGATCTTAGCAGCAAGGTGTTTTAAAAGCATGCTGGTAGACTCCCTTATTTTTGTCTGTAACTACATCCACTAGTCACAAACAAACTCTCAGCTGACTGGACGGGCACAGATAGGCGAGGTGGTCCCTCGGAGTATTGTACAAGTGTATCATATAGCAAACAAGTTGGAGAAAGAGCAAGAGCGTCATATTTCTCACGGGATACTGCGCAAGTGTTCTGGCGATGGAATGGAAGTCCCATCGAGGCAACGCTGGTTATAACCTTTAAATGAAACAGTGGTTAGTTGCGGCTAGACTTTCGTAGAGATTCGCGCCGTTCGGAATGCCTTACAACGCTGAGGAATAGAAACGTACGCAAGCTATAGGTTGCAGTTGGCTTAATAATTGCATAAAACCACAGAATGAGAACCCCGAGGATTAAATTGCAAGACTATATTCTCTAGCCCTGCAATCCAATTGTTAGCGCCAACAAGTCCAACACCCGCAACCGAAGAAAGCGGCTCTTCTCTTTGGGCAAACCTGACGAGCAGCGATTGAATGAAACAAACGACTGATATGAAATACAGACTGTAGCCTTAACGTCCAATAACAATGGTACGAATGGTTAAAACATCGGGAGAAAACCTTGAGTGTCCGTGTATGCGTTGGCGCGGGAGATTCGGCATTTCTGGTCGAAGCaagccgccaccgcctcaTCTTATTGCCGACCTATGACCCAAGACTCCGTGGGTCTGGGGTTTTTGACCCCGAGACGTAGACGGTCGAACGGGTAGCCGGACTTGCTCGTTGCCCGGGCCGCATTGGGATTCCCAACATGGTAAATTGACTGGTAGGAAGTGAATTAAGCATTGTGTCTATAAATAAATTCCTCAACGGACGAAAAAGTAGGACGCCGCGCCGAGGCCCGACTTTATTAGGATTTGCATCTCGTACTCAAGAGATGAGCTTGTTGCGGAGCTTGCGTCCCACTATGAGTTCCTGGCGTATCTCTACTTACCCCTAGATGTCGTCAGATACCCCCCTAAGGGCGGCTGGGAGCATATAACACCTAAGTTAGTTAACTTGTACCTGAGTAAGAATAATGCTAAGTTAGATCTTGAAAAGTATATCCCCAACGTTAGCTACATTAAAAAGGACTACTAGTATAAGCTATAGATAGTCTACAAAAGTGCAACTGCTGTTAACGTTACTGACGATGTTGTCTTAAGCCTTCCTACTAAGTACGCTGATAAGTTTCCATCAAGCATAGGGAGGGCTACATCTTAGAGATCCTGCTGCATGTTTTTGGCAATACTAGGCGCTATAGGCATTACGTCTTCATTGATACAGAGCGCGACACAATCGTCCTCGCGGACCCGCAAACTGGCCATAACCTGACCAGACTATCGTAGTCAGTGAGTCTCAGAATACTGCCTTCCTTCTGCTCTCCCCGGTCAGCCACCAGGAGCGGTGCATGAACAGACTGGATGAGTGCCAGGAGCAGAAGGATTGAGAGAATCGGGAGCGtcagggagaggaagaatCTGGAATCAGAGTCATCTAGGTCCGTTGGGCCAAAGATAAATACGTCGCATCGATTCGATTACTTGCTCTTGTTCCAGAAGCGTTTCCCCGGCATGGATGATGAAGCACTCAAAGAACGAATCGCTCAGCGAATGGTGGCTAGAGACAGTCTTTATGGTCGAAGTGATACCCCGTATCATTATCACGGCACGTCTCCAGCTCAGTCTGTGCCGGCCAGAACACACTTCGTCTCTTGCATACCCCGACCCTTTGAAGCCGGGCATCTGCCAATCACAGATTCCGCTACGAAACCTCGCCAAGTCTTGATGCTGCTTTCCCCGCAACTTCAACCTTTCAATCTGCAAGCCCTCCCGGCATCTCCCCCGAAAAGTTGGTTTTTCAGCGAACCCTTCTCGTTGTGCCGGACCAATCTAGCCGTCCAAGGTGGGTCAGAGTGGAACACGGAGATGTCCCGGCATTTGCGTAGGTTCGGACTAGGCAGAGCTCACCCAGTCACATTTCTCCGAACCAGAGCTGTCAACCCTCCGAGCTCCGCGTCCCCCGGTCTCAGAGCGAGTCGATGACGTTCCATGTCCGAGAAACACACGAAACCGTACTTGGGGGAGCAACTTCTAGTTGCCGATTGAGGAGGCGTGACGTAAGGTTGATATGTCCGTATTCAGTAAGGCCTGGGATTGAGGGGAAGCATAAGTAGTCAAGAAGATGTCTGGCGCCGCGTGAAAAGATAGACCTACGACGCTAGGATTGCAACATCAGGCGGAAACATGTCGAAACCAGTTCTCGTCATCATTGGCACCGGATGGGGCGGCTTCACCCTCACCCAGAAAGTATCGTTGGAGAAGTACGATGTGAAGGTCATCTCGCCAATTCGGACGATCCAGTACACCCCGTTactcgccagcgccgcctgcgGGCTCTTCAACTTCCGCCTGGCGGAGGAGCCGGTGCGGAGGAAGCACAGGACGGACCAAGACTACtacaaggccatcgccgaggacatcGACTTTGAGAAGCGCATTGTGCGATGCAAGACCGACGCGCCGACCGCTAACGAGGATCCCACCTACTTCGAAGTCCGATACGACAAGATCTGCATTGCGCCGGGATGCGAGACCCAGGACTTTGGCACGCCGGGCGCCAAGGAGCACGCCCTCTTCTTGAAGACGACCAACGACGCGCGCCTCATTCAGCAACGGATCCTTCAGATGCTGGACAAGGCAtcgctgccgacgacgagcgagCAAGACCAGCGGGACTACCTCAACATCCGgatcgtcggcggcggcgccatcggcatcgaggcggccgccgagctgTGGGACCTCTGGTTCGAAGACATGCGCTTCCTGTTCCCGCACCTGGACGGCAAGCTGAACATCACCATCCACGACGTCGCGCCCAAGATCCTCTCGACGTTCGACGCCAGCCTGAGCGAGTATGCGACGAGCTCGCTGGAGGGGAAGCACGTGAAACTCATGACGGGGTCCAACATCCAGAGGGTTGAGGCCGACGCGATCTTCACCAAAGAGGACGGCCGCCTGCCGTACGGGCTGCTCATCTGGGCCACCGGGAACAAGGTGAACCCGCTGGTCGACAGGTTAGCAGTGAAGAAACCCGAGAGCGGGCTACCCCGTATCCTCACCGACAAGTACCTCCGGGTCCTGCGCCCGGACGGGAGCCCAATGGACGGCGTCTACGCACTGggggacgccgccgacatcgaggGGGAATCCCTGCCGACGCTGGCGGAGGTTGCGCTGCAGAAGGGCGAGTACCTCACCGTCGTCCTGAACTCGAACGGCGAGCCTGCACCGTTCAACTACAAGCAGCGGGCCCTGCTGGCGTACCTGGGCCGTCGCGAtggcatcatcggcggccgcAAAGAGTGGACCGGCGTAAGCGCCTGGCTGGCCTGGCGGTCGGGGAGCTTGGGGTGGACGAGGAGTTGGAGGCGGAAGATTATGATATCGATCAGCTGGATCTTCATCTGGATTGCCGGGAGAGACATTGCGAGGCCCTAGTTGGTGCGGTGCAGTTGAGGCGGTTCTCAGTAGTAGTGGCGTTTTTGCGCCCAGGTTGCATGTAATTACCAAGAATGGACACGGCTGTAGCGATTGGCAAGCGATAGTGTCGGAGTTTAATTGACAACTTCACCAGACTCAAGGATTGCTACCTTTTTAGTCTTCTATTACTTCGTGCTGTTTGCAAAAAAAACCGAAGACGCTTGACGGGTGTGTCATTGAGCGTCTTTGAGCAGGTGGCAATTGAGACTCTAGATTCAATCAATGTGAGTCTTGTTCCATGTCAATTAAAGTTGGAATAGTTCAGAGCAAGGTCATTGCTACTGTGCTCAGTTACATGGAGCTACAGCTATGCACAGTTCCACGGATTTATAACTAACCCATGGTCATCACCAATGATTCTTCTGGAAAAATGGACCAGGACATATCTGAATGTCACGGGTGCAGGTCTGGAAATGGATCAGTGTAGCGTTCAGCGTGACGTCAGCTTAGAACTCCTCGATGTTGACTAGACCACTGCAAACGATAGAAATTCGAATCGTAGATCCAAAATACCCCTGCTTAATTGTGACCCAGTTGTTCGGTTTGTTTTCAATTCTACATTTAAATCCTTCGGGTCGTTCCCCAACTTCATAAACAACCCCCTTAACTTACCACTTGgcaccaaccaaccaccaaAAAGACCGAAGAATGCATCTCCACTCTTCGGCCAAAAGAGGCGAGAAACCCCGTGGCAGATCGGAATACGAGATGGAGGCTTGGGGGGGCCGCCAAGCGTTGTGGTCCCCGGCAATGCAGGCGGATGCGAATGCAACTCTGCGAAGTATCTGCTAAGACCGCCAAGCAAAAACGATCTCCATACCCCCCATGTTGGTCCTCAACTTCACATCAAGAACAGCGATGAGCGAGAAAAAGAAGTTCATGATGCATCAAGTTTATTTTATCCAATAGAATGTACCCTCTTCCTAGTAAATAAATGGCAGAAAAATCTCAAAATAGGGGAATGCCGGGGTTTCGATCCCGAGGCAGCGAAGGCTTATAAACAACTCTCTCATTCCGTCGTAATGGGGGAGGCTCGTTCACTCGCCCGGGATAAGGGGGCTCCCAACTCCCCTCATATGAACAGTGGGCAAATAGAGTCTTGGGCCGGCAAGTGACAGAACGTCTCCCAATCCCCTGCCTGCCCATTTTCTTTCCTTAGTCGCTTGACAGCTTATCAAACAGGCTCGCTTACGCACCGGCGCCGTTGTAGGCGATGAGGTTGGGGCTGCCGTTGAGGGTGCCGGTGATCTTGTTGGGCGTGCCGAGGGCCTTGAGGCGGGCGACGATGAGGGCGGGCGTGgccaggccctcgacggACTGAAGGTAgttgacgaggccggcgacgtgggGGGAAGCCATGGAGGTACCGgagatggtgttggtggcggtggtggaaCCGATC from Colletotrichum higginsianum IMI 349063 chromosome 4, whole genome shotgun sequence includes:
- a CDS encoding monooxygenase, with amino-acid sequence MPFLDSQPKIIIAGAGIGGLTTALSLHAAGFTNIHLFEASSQLTTLGVGINVQPSAVLILRNLGLLEALEKTGIKTQELNFYNRHGHPILSEPRGIKAGYAVPQLSIHRGECQMLLLSAVKERLGEDAISLDHALTGFSQDSKSITAEFSRRRDGAPAEQSSVTGDILIAADGINSTARRILYPDEGPPRFSGRMLWRGCLERAPYLTGASMVWAGHADQKFIAYPISQRSADGGKSLVNWIAELRIRDKDDEDLTPPRTDWSKAVDKSVFESRFHGWRCGGLDVKDLVDKTDKVFEFPMSDRDPVERWSFGRLTLLGDAAHAMYPIGSNGASQAIIDAETLVRLLSESPDDVEGVLKAYEAERLPATAKIIFANRGNGPDHVLQVCEERAPDGFRNVYDVVPKDELEDIGRVYKRVAGFEMESVNAKAKETEGASERLRLESPKDWI
- a CDS encoding Pyridine nucleotide-disulfide; protein product: MSKPVLVIIGTGWGGFTLTQKVSLEKYDVKVISPIRTIQYTPLLASAACGLFNFRLAEEPVRRKHRTDQDYYKAIAEDIDFEKRIVRCKTDAPTANEDPTYFEVRYDKICIAPGCETQDFGTPGAKEHALFLKTTNDARLIQQRILQMLDKASLPTTSEQDQRDYLNIRIVGGGAIGIEAAAELWDLWFEDMRFLFPHLDGKLNITIHDVAPKILSTFDASLSEYATSSLEGKHVKLMTGSNIQRVEADAIFTKEDGRLPYGLLIWATGNKVNPLVDRLAVKKPESGLPRILTDKYLRVLRPDGSPMDGVYALGDAADIEGESLPTLAEVALQKGEYLTVVLNSNGEPAPFNYKQRALLAYLGRRDGIIGGRKEWTGVSAWLAWRSGSLGWTRSWRRKIMISISWIFIWIAGRDIARP